One window of the bacterium genome contains the following:
- a CDS encoding YceI family protein has protein sequence MNRMMVFAAALLINVSAFAQSNWGVDVSHSNVLFTVSHLVVSDVQGYFKEFDATLGYSKEDFSDATATMTIKVNSINTGIEKRDAHLKADDFFAADKFADITFASKSFKKTGKNTFKITGDLTMRGTTKTVELDAVYRGEIKDPWGNTKSGWKINGTVNRFDYGLKWNAAMETGGLVVGENVDITINLEMVKKK, from the coding sequence ATGAATCGCATGATGGTTTTTGCCGCCGCATTGCTTATCAATGTAAGCGCATTTGCACAGTCCAATTGGGGTGTTGATGTTTCTCACTCCAATGTTCTTTTCACAGTTTCCCACCTTGTTGTTTCCGATGTACAAGGCTATTTCAAAGAATTTGATGCAACCCTAGGTTACAGCAAAGAAGATTTTTCTGATGCTACCGCTACGATGACCATCAAAGTCAACAGTATCAATACGGGAATCGAAAAACGCGATGCACACCTTAAAGCTGACGATTTTTTTGCGGCCGACAAATTTGCTGACATTACATTTGCAAGCAAATCATTCAAAAAAACCGGTAAAAACACGTTTAAAATAACCGGCGATCTCACTATGCGTGGTACCACTAAAACCGTGGAATTAGACGCTGTGTATCGCGGCGAGATCAAAGATCCGTGGGGCAATACCAAATCCGGCTGGAAAATCAATGGCACCGTCAATCGTTTTGATTACGGCCTCAAATGGAATGCCGCAATGGAAACAGGTGGACTTGTCGTAGGAGAAAATGTTGATATTACCATTAACCTCGAAATGGTAAAAAAGAAATAA
- a CDS encoding MarR family transcriptional regulator, with protein sequence MRIEERIHQKKFRNEYHKLLANIAYHHHWLMVEQQKLLKPFGISFTQWNALSILRGQYPHAASILLIKERMIDQSSDVSRLVSRLLHKKWVTRTTCPKDRRQVDVVITQKGLDLLAQIDPLAEQFESLITHLDEKDAQLVNSIMDKLRK encoded by the coding sequence ATGCGTATCGAAGAGCGAATACATCAAAAGAAATTTCGTAACGAATACCATAAGCTTTTAGCTAATATCGCCTACCACCATCACTGGCTTATGGTCGAGCAACAAAAATTACTGAAACCGTTTGGCATTTCATTTACTCAATGGAATGCCTTAAGTATCTTACGCGGCCAATATCCCCATGCGGCTTCGATTCTTTTGATCAAAGAACGCATGATTGATCAAAGTTCGGATGTGTCACGTTTGGTTTCACGATTATTACATAAAAAATGGGTTACGCGAACTACTTGTCCGAAAGATCGTCGTCAGGTTGATGTCGTCATAACACAAAAAGGCCTTGACCTGCTTGCTCAGATTGATCCCTTAGCTGAACAATTTGAAAGCCTGATTACTCATCTTGACGAAAAAGATGCGCAATTGGTTAATAGCATCATGGATAAATTGAGAAAGTAA
- a CDS encoding HAD family phosphatase has translation MIRAIFFDLGKVLVDFDWNTAAEHISRKSELKITEIIYRCTASDIAIAFECGQLDSKEFLEKLKLSLRFRGTNNELHSLWTEIFTPIHNNIELLYRLKPHYTLGLISNTNTLHFDYICNTYDFTKEFDKLILSYEVGAMKPARQIFEKAIVGMSLHSEEIIFIDDIAKNLVGATDLGWQTIHYTGHDALIKNLQIFNVIILK, from the coding sequence ATGATACGAGCTATTTTTTTTGATCTTGGAAAAGTACTTGTAGATTTTGATTGGAATACTGCGGCTGAACATATTTCTCGCAAGTCTGAACTCAAAATCACTGAAATCATTTATCGTTGCACAGCCAGCGACATAGCCATTGCATTTGAATGTGGGCAATTAGATTCAAAAGAGTTCCTTGAAAAACTAAAATTGAGTTTGAGATTTCGAGGAACAAACAATGAACTTCATTCTTTGTGGACTGAAATTTTTACCCCCATCCATAATAACATTGAACTGCTTTATCGGTTGAAACCACACTATACTTTAGGTTTGATTTCCAATACAAACACACTTCATTTCGATTATATCTGCAACACGTATGATTTTACCAAAGAATTTGACAAACTAATACTATCATACGAAGTTGGTGCGATGAAACCCGCTCGACAAATCTTTGAAAAAGCCATTGTCGGTATGAGCCTTCACTCTGAAGAAATAATTTTTATTGATGATATTGCGAAAAATCTAGTTGGCGCTACGGACTTAGGTTGGCAGACTATACATTATACCGGGCACGACGCCTTGATAAAAAATCTACAAATATTTAATGTTATCATATTAAAATAG
- the gdhA gene encoding NADP-specific glutamate dehydrogenase — protein MSDYVKSVLAQVKAKNPAEPEFHQAVQEVAESLEPVLDRHPEYRTAKILERMVEPERVVMFRVPWQDDQGEIHINRGFRVQMNSAIGPYKGGLRFHPSVNLGILKFLAFEQVFKNSLTTLPMGGGKGGSDFDPKGKSDNEVMRFCQSFMTELYRHIGADLDVPAGDIGVGGREIGFLFGQYKRLKNEFTGVLTGKGINWGGSLIRPEATGFGVTYFAQEMLRTKGKDIKGLTFAVSGFGNVAWGAALKISELGGKVVTISGPDGFVYDKDGIQGEKINYMLKMRASGKDRVKDYADEFKVEYHAGKRPWSVKVDVAVPCATQNELGVEDAKELVKNGCICVCEGANMPSTLDAYEVFKQAGILFSPGKASNAGGVATSGLEMTQNSMRLPWSAEEVDQRLRGIMKSIHDTSLHTAKEYGHPGNYVVGGNIAGFLKVANAMMDQGLV, from the coding sequence ATGTCAGACTACGTCAAATCGGTTTTGGCGCAAGTTAAAGCCAAAAATCCGGCGGAGCCGGAATTTCATCAAGCAGTCCAAGAAGTGGCCGAATCATTAGAACCGGTATTAGACCGTCATCCGGAATATCGTACGGCTAAAATATTAGAGCGTATGGTCGAACCGGAACGTGTAGTCATGTTTCGTGTTCCTTGGCAAGACGACCAGGGAGAAATACATATCAATCGCGGCTTTCGCGTGCAAATGAACAGCGCTATCGGGCCGTATAAGGGTGGTTTACGTTTTCACCCGTCCGTCAATCTCGGGATTTTAAAGTTTTTGGCTTTTGAACAGGTTTTCAAAAATAGCCTAACTACGCTGCCCATGGGCGGCGGAAAAGGCGGTTCGGATTTTGATCCCAAAGGAAAAAGTGATAACGAAGTGATGCGCTTTTGCCAAAGTTTTATGACGGAACTGTACAGACATATCGGTGCCGATCTGGATGTTCCCGCAGGGGATATCGGCGTCGGTGGTCGCGAAATCGGATTTCTTTTTGGTCAATATAAGAGGCTGAAAAATGAATTTACCGGTGTTCTCACGGGTAAAGGTATCAACTGGGGCGGTTCTTTGATTCGTCCGGAAGCTACAGGATTTGGCGTTACCTATTTTGCACAAGAAATGCTGCGCACCAAAGGTAAAGACATTAAAGGGTTGACCTTTGCCGTATCGGGATTTGGCAATGTGGCTTGGGGTGCGGCACTTAAAATTTCGGAATTGGGCGGCAAAGTAGTTACTATTTCAGGTCCCGATGGTTTCGTATATGACAAAGACGGCATTCAAGGTGAAAAAATAAATTATATGCTCAAAATGCGTGCAAGCGGTAAAGACCGCGTCAAAGATTACGCTGATGAGTTCAAAGTAGAGTATCATGCCGGCAAACGTCCATGGAGTGTAAAAGTGGATGTTGCCGTACCATGCGCTACACAAAATGAACTTGGCGTCGAAGACGCCAAAGAGCTTGTAAAAAACGGATGTATCTGCGTTTGCGAAGGCGCTAATATGCCGAGTACTCTGGATGCCTACGAAGTGTTCAAACAAGCCGGTATTCTGTTTTCACCCGGTAAAGCTTCCAATGCCGGCGGTGTAGCAACATCCGGTCTGGAAATGACACAAAACAGTATGCGGTTGCCGTGGTCCGCTGAAGAGGTGGATCAACGTCTGCGTGGTATCATGAAGAGTATACACGATACGTCATTGCATACAGCAAAAGAATACGGTCACCCGGGTAACTATGTGGTTGGAGGAAATATTGCCGGATTCTTAAAAGTCGCTAACGCTATGATGGATCAAGGTTTGGTATAA
- a CDS encoding PorV/PorQ family protein, with protein sequence MKHKILALALALMYTINAFAGEEKRGTAGFMFLKVPMGAREVALGQSGITTTSGANAIYWNPANVSAATSPTFSFSYLNHFAGISSNYGAITFPMGDAGVIGASINYMSYGDIQRTSEANPDGGIGNYAPYELSVGVTFAKQVTDRVSGGLTVKFINSQIDLVSASNYAFDFGFTYNTDFRGLKLGFVVNNLGPQASYKGDGLLQTITVDPLTNETAYLAYESEFFNMPASVNFGASMDLMRNEQNSITGMLEQNINSFQASRTNFGLEYGFQNMFFARAGYTSTLKKDRDYNTGSDAGMSGLTMGAGVDYKFNDSFGATVDYGYLNMGILGGTHRFSVGFKF encoded by the coding sequence ATGAAACATAAGATATTAGCCTTAGCTTTGGCACTGATGTACACCATCAATGCTTTTGCAGGTGAAGAAAAGCGCGGTACGGCCGGCTTTATGTTCCTCAAAGTTCCGATGGGCGCACGTGAAGTCGCGCTCGGCCAATCGGGCATTACTACGACATCCGGTGCCAATGCTATTTATTGGAATCCGGCTAATGTGTCAGCAGCTACTTCGCCGACATTTAGTTTTTCTTATTTGAATCATTTTGCAGGCATTTCTTCAAACTACGGTGCGATAACATTTCCCATGGGTGATGCAGGTGTGATCGGCGCCAGCATTAACTACATGAGTTATGGCGATATTCAGCGCACAAGTGAAGCAAATCCTGATGGCGGAATTGGAAATTATGCACCTTACGAACTTTCCGTAGGTGTAACTTTTGCCAAACAAGTCACGGATCGAGTAAGCGGCGGTTTAACGGTCAAATTTATCAATTCGCAAATTGATCTTGTTAGCGCGAGCAATTATGCGTTTGATTTTGGCTTTACCTATAACACCGATTTCCGTGGTTTGAAGTTAGGTTTTGTTGTAAACAACCTTGGCCCTCAAGCATCATACAAAGGTGATGGTCTCCTACAAACCATTACAGTTGATCCTTTGACGAACGAAACGGCTTATTTGGCATATGAGTCTGAATTCTTCAATATGCCGGCTTCTGTTAATTTTGGTGCCAGTATGGATTTGATGCGTAACGAACAGAATTCGATTACGGGTATGTTAGAGCAAAATATTAACAGTTTTCAAGCCAGCCGTACAAATTTTGGATTGGAATATGGATTCCAAAATATGTTTTTTGCTCGCGCAGGCTACACTTCGACATTGAAAAAAGACCGTGACTATAATACCGGTAGCGATGCTGGTATGAGCGGTTTGACTATGGGCGCTGGTGTTGATTATAAATTCAACGACAGCTTTGGAGCTACTGTTGATTACGGTTATTTGAATATGGGAATTCTTGGCGGAACACATCGTTTTTCCGTCGGGTTTAAATTCTAA
- a CDS encoding TonB-dependent receptor, translating to MSGSTRLKRLLLVATMVFLLPMYLFAGNTGKITGVVKDKESGDALPGVNILIEGTSMGATTNAKGEYTILNVPAGVYTVATSMIGYTKLTKQNVRVIPDFTTRLDFEISATSVSGEEQVVVAERPLIQKDQTMTMSVTTAEEIKNLPVRGFQAAANLGVGIVVSNTRNLDGGTANVNVRGGRSSETGVYMDGFQQNNLLTGTSNANVPSGAVEEVQVITGGFDAEYGRNQSGIIQVTTKSGSQRYSGNIEAVGDPAGLGIAETYGYKVLSAGFGGPLIPNNNMIRFFVSGEVREIDDAEPSVWGYPEFELEKGARLYDHDGDGDTPSSTPKVPIDTVIWKTDKNGNVKYKKGARPDGLSGAGINSDRGTNLQAKLTFDVMPNKLRIDVSGNYSNTVRRSNTVARTLSLADNLRREIQNLNVGTIATYTMDQNSFFDLGINYFSNTRKLMNDFLEFDNVGEYADRQKGSTGFRTYEADNLLFDPNNGILNYRRDDDQYIAFKANYTNQLDKHNQIKIGADYFYHTIRYLNILDIDNPVTGSNDNIGYKGYVTSSGKIKFKKVNSDNLNAETPIMGPPHPTSFSTFVQDKLEYEGLVLRAGIRYDAFNPGVKRVKDLGNPTGADQVLGSEDYTSAKTDHRISPRFSISFPISEKTQFRMSYGRFFQQPNLQDLYVSPAFLEKQSLNAPFATTLGNPNLQAEKSTQYEVGLRRALSDKVALDVGAYYKDITDLVNSSPITSIPNGLIIYDNEDAGVIQGVNISLEARRIGKFSGRLAYTLQTATGSGSGTNSNFRASWLGFNTARFNAPLNFDQRHNINANVDVRNGKGEGPSVGGMNIIENAGLNFLVSAGSGFPYTPTTVVAIQQTGVPAGNATARRNSQSSPWTFRIDMKADKTFYINENMNVNLYVQVLNLLDRKNVNTVFASSGRADDSGFINSPEWNDYSKVEKARRLPQYDVNHHDGFSWDTPRQARLGVIFNF from the coding sequence ATGTCTGGTAGTACGAGACTAAAACGATTGTTGCTGGTGGCAACAATGGTGTTCTTGCTTCCGATGTACCTGTTTGCAGGTAATACGGGCAAGATCACCGGTGTGGTAAAAGACAAGGAATCGGGTGACGCACTTCCGGGTGTGAATATCCTGATCGAGGGTACTTCCATGGGCGCAACGACCAACGCCAAAGGTGAGTACACGATCCTCAACGTTCCCGCCGGTGTTTATACGGTGGCCACAAGCATGATCGGTTACACGAAGTTGACCAAACAAAACGTCCGTGTGATTCCGGACTTTACGACACGTTTGGACTTCGAAATTTCTGCTACGTCGGTATCTGGCGAAGAGCAGGTAGTTGTTGCCGAGCGTCCTTTGATCCAAAAAGATCAAACCATGACGATGTCCGTTACGACGGCTGAAGAAATCAAGAACCTGCCGGTTCGTGGTTTCCAGGCGGCGGCTAACCTTGGCGTCGGTATCGTGGTCAGCAATACCCGTAACCTTGACGGTGGTACTGCCAATGTCAATGTTCGCGGCGGTCGTTCGTCTGAAACCGGTGTATATATGGACGGTTTCCAACAAAACAACCTTTTGACCGGTACTTCCAATGCCAATGTACCTTCGGGTGCCGTGGAAGAAGTGCAAGTGATTACTGGTGGTTTTGATGCGGAATACGGACGTAATCAATCGGGTATTATTCAAGTGACAACGAAATCAGGCTCGCAACGTTATAGCGGTAATATCGAAGCTGTCGGTGATCCGGCCGGTCTCGGTATTGCGGAAACCTATGGTTATAAAGTGTTGAGTGCGGGTTTCGGTGGACCGTTGATTCCGAATAATAACATGATTCGGTTCTTTGTTTCCGGTGAAGTGCGTGAAATAGATGATGCGGAACCTAGTGTTTGGGGCTATCCTGAGTTTGAACTTGAAAAAGGTGCCCGTTTGTATGACCATGATGGTGATGGTGATACGCCTAGTAGTACGCCTAAAGTACCGATTGATACCGTTATTTGGAAAACTGACAAAAACGGCAATGTAAAATATAAAAAAGGTGCACGTCCTGACGGTCTTTCCGGCGCGGGTATTAATTCCGATAGAGGAACAAACCTTCAAGCCAAGTTAACCTTTGACGTAATGCCGAACAAACTGCGAATTGACGTATCGGGTAATTATAGTAATACGGTCCGCCGTAGCAATACGGTTGCCAGAACGTTGTCTCTCGCCGACAATCTTCGCCGTGAGATTCAAAACCTAAACGTAGGTACTATAGCAACCTATACTATGGATCAAAACAGCTTTTTTGATTTGGGGATCAACTATTTTTCCAATACCCGTAAGCTCATGAATGATTTTCTTGAGTTTGATAATGTGGGTGAATATGCGGATCGTCAAAAAGGTTCAACAGGTTTTAGAACGTACGAAGCGGATAATCTCCTTTTTGATCCGAATAACGGCATACTCAATTATCGTCGTGATGATGACCAGTATATTGCGTTCAAAGCCAACTATACCAACCAATTGGATAAGCACAATCAGATCAAAATTGGTGCGGATTATTTTTATCACACGATTCGTTATTTGAATATCCTTGATATTGACAATCCGGTTACAGGTTCCAATGATAACATCGGATACAAAGGCTATGTCACTTCATCTGGCAAAATCAAATTTAAGAAGGTTAATTCTGATAATCTAAATGCGGAAACTCCGATTATGGGACCTCCGCATCCGACAAGTTTCTCGACGTTTGTTCAAGACAAACTAGAATACGAAGGATTAGTATTGCGTGCTGGTATTCGTTATGACGCGTTTAACCCCGGTGTGAAACGTGTTAAAGATCTAGGTAATCCTACCGGTGCTGATCAAGTTTTAGGCTCAGAAGACTATACTTCAGCTAAGACAGACCATCGTATTTCTCCGCGTTTTTCGATCAGCTTCCCGATTTCTGAAAAAACGCAGTTCCGTATGAGCTATGGTAGATTCTTCCAACAGCCAAATTTGCAAGATTTGTATGTTTCCCCGGCATTTCTCGAAAAACAATCGTTAAATGCTCCGTTTGCAACGACATTGGGAAATCCCAATCTTCAAGCTGAAAAGAGCACACAATATGAAGTCGGACTTCGCCGTGCGTTGAGTGATAAGGTAGCACTTGACGTCGGAGCATACTACAAGGATATTACGGATCTTGTGAATTCAAGCCCGATCACTTCGATACCCAATGGATTAATCATCTATGATAACGAGGATGCCGGCGTTATACAGGGCGTGAATATTTCACTTGAGGCCCGTCGTATAGGTAAATTCTCCGGTCGTTTGGCTTATACTCTGCAGACAGCTACAGGGTCAGGTTCGGGAACAAATTCTAATTTCCGTGCTTCCTGGCTTGGATTCAACACGGCCCGTTTTAATGCCCCTTTGAATTTTGATCAACGTCACAACATTAATGCCAATGTAGATGTGCGTAATGGTAAAGGTGAGGGCCCGTCCGTAGGAGGTATGAATATCATTGAGAATGCAGGACTAAACTTCCTCGTGTCCGCTGGTAGTGGTTTCCCGTATACTCCGACGACGGTAGTAGCGATCCAGCAAACTGGTGTACCGGCAGGTAATGCTACAGCACGCCGTAATTCACAAAGCTCACCGTGGACATTCCGCATTGATATGAAAGCGGATAAGACGTTTTATATCAATGAGAACATGAATGTCAATCTTTACGTCCAAGTGTTAAACCTTCTTGATCGTAAAAACGTGAACACGGTATTTGCAAGTAGTGGTCGTGCTGATGATTCAGGTTTTATCAATTCGCCTGAATGGAACGACTATTCAAAAGTAGAAAAAGCACGTAGATTGCCACAATATGATGTCAATCATCATGATGGCTTTAGTTGGGATACACCCCGTCAAGCACGTCTTGGCGTTATCTTCAATTTCTAA
- the smc gene encoding chromosome segregation protein SMC: protein MYLSRLEVFGFKTFAQKVDLRFDEGITNIVGPNGCGKSNVVDALRWSLGEQKASILRSEKMENVIFNGTKQRKPLNFAEVSLTIQNTKGILPTEYTEVTITRRIYRSGESEYFLNRLPCRLKDINDLFMDTGMGADAYSVIELKMVEQILSDKTEDRRKMFEEAAGITKYKIRRRQTFNKLQTTKLDLNRANDIIVEIEKKVNSLKRQTQKAKRHMKLSARLKLAEVQLAHHEYQKFAAQLAPMAEKLENLEFVAEQMLGEISKKEAEVEAMNTGLIEREQSLRAIQLQLEEQDKKIKTIEDEILVSRERKKNLEAMIGRYAEEKTALEAKREQLQARITELSATLADLESQYNGMSGTVEAKKTEMLEFDQQIQAKRTELDTVRKQSVQLIDEVAKKRNAFQLTKNNIQNIERKIADLHREGEFHNTSSEDAISALDEKRYEKKKLGEQVEALRNKITADQSALDTLRHTLDDLRSKKLHDEAEIKALHAKMAIIQKAIENHEGFPESVQYILSSKPSGIQATVADMIATDDTYKKAIETALGDSFAYLVAGGSDHVHDALTQLNTNKKGSATFLNRQKIGQFKPAFEAEALASVRGEIIGMATELVRCDDPAMARLLLSDVVIVENFEKATRLADQFPAVRFVTLQGEIVKGNYLIKGGGTVKSSDSLIGQREALNKLQDQLSQYEASVRRYQDELQTTDTTLRELTQTIANNQNLLKNTEQKFVALEKEIAQSEYEQKRSRESLTRNEDALLQAQREMEAFQLTIEDMGPEMDELEGRRGSLELETRRMEQQLAELEKQRRERSEGFNEMISSFLRMEGEIKTNRNNIESSRTQIADIEATILRREEETVAAENEIARMGDVFTEREGELITLSRERDVIERNRDAEGTEVARLRETTGKIEAELKKMRRQREEFLNSRHTMEQETTNLRFELRALEERIKRDHDFDLTKDSIEILILSTEPGSKEEESEEDAPESAPDTAPQEVSGVENQEMNIDEVLESDLVSDASQAPETASFDPEATKLEIDELRRKLKSIGPVNMEAFAEFQTEKERLDVLLKQRQDLLDAEAQLLETINAINEQAQKQFMEVFEKIRANFIKIFTGLFVDSEADLKLEANEDILEANIDILARPTGKKIQHIQLLSGGEKTLTAISLLFAIYLVKPSPFCILDEVDAPLDDTNIDKFTKILKDFSKDTQFIVVTHNKRTMEAARNIFGITMQEAGVSKVVSVKFSNRGDVSKTDDIEQFINENQVEDLTKEVKDTPPSPSVA, encoded by the coding sequence ATGTATTTGTCACGGCTTGAAGTTTTCGGTTTTAAAACATTTGCGCAGAAAGTGGATCTTCGTTTTGACGAGGGTATCACCAATATCGTCGGCCCCAACGGCTGTGGTAAGTCCAACGTCGTAGATGCCCTCCGCTGGTCACTCGGTGAACAAAAAGCCAGTATCCTGCGTTCCGAAAAAATGGAAAACGTCATTTTTAACGGAACCAAACAACGTAAGCCCCTCAATTTTGCCGAAGTCAGTCTGACCATACAGAACACCAAAGGTATCCTGCCGACGGAATATACCGAAGTCACGATCACCCGTCGGATATACCGATCCGGTGAAAGCGAATATTTCCTAAACCGCCTCCCTTGCCGCCTCAAAGATATCAATGATCTTTTTATGGATACCGGTATGGGCGCGGACGCGTACTCCGTGATAGAGCTCAAGATGGTCGAACAAATCTTGTCCGATAAAACGGAAGACCGCCGGAAAATGTTCGAAGAAGCGGCGGGCATTACCAAATATAAAATTCGTCGTCGTCAGACGTTTAACAAACTGCAAACGACCAAACTCGATCTCAACCGCGCCAACGATATCATCGTCGAAATCGAAAAAAAGGTCAATTCCCTCAAACGCCAAACTCAAAAAGCCAAGCGCCACATGAAACTGTCCGCCCGTCTCAAATTGGCGGAAGTCCAACTGGCGCATCATGAATACCAAAAGTTTGCCGCGCAACTGGCGCCGATGGCCGAAAAACTGGAAAACCTCGAGTTTGTCGCCGAACAAATGCTGGGCGAAATTTCCAAAAAAGAAGCCGAAGTCGAGGCCATGAATACCGGCCTGATCGAGCGCGAACAAAGTTTACGTGCGATCCAACTGCAACTCGAAGAGCAGGATAAAAAAATCAAAACAATCGAGGATGAAATCCTCGTCAGCCGCGAGCGCAAAAAAAATCTTGAAGCGATGATAGGTCGCTATGCAGAAGAAAAAACCGCATTGGAAGCCAAGCGCGAACAACTGCAAGCCCGCATCACCGAACTCTCCGCGACGCTCGCCGATTTGGAATCGCAATACAACGGTATGTCCGGAACCGTCGAAGCCAAAAAAACGGAAATGCTGGAGTTTGACCAGCAGATACAAGCCAAACGTACCGAACTGGATACCGTACGTAAACAATCCGTACAACTCATCGACGAAGTGGCTAAAAAACGCAATGCGTTTCAACTCACTAAAAACAATATCCAGAATATCGAACGCAAAATCGCCGATCTGCATCGCGAAGGCGAATTTCATAACACCTCATCCGAAGACGCGATCAGCGCGCTGGATGAAAAACGCTATGAAAAGAAAAAACTCGGCGAACAAGTTGAAGCGTTGCGTAATAAAATAACGGCTGACCAATCGGCTTTAGATACGCTTCGCCATACACTGGACGATTTGCGCTCTAAAAAGCTGCATGATGAGGCCGAAATCAAAGCGCTGCATGCCAAGATGGCTATTATTCAAAAAGCCATCGAAAATCATGAAGGGTTTCCCGAAAGCGTTCAGTATATCCTATCTTCCAAACCGTCCGGCATTCAAGCAACGGTCGCCGATATGATCGCGACGGATGATACGTACAAAAAAGCAATCGAAACTGCACTCGGCGATTCCTTCGCCTACCTTGTGGCCGGCGGAAGTGATCACGTGCACGACGCGCTGACCCAGCTCAATACCAACAAAAAAGGCAGTGCGACATTCCTCAATCGTCAAAAAATCGGGCAATTCAAACCTGCTTTTGAAGCCGAAGCACTTGCTTCCGTACGCGGCGAGATCATCGGAATGGCTACCGAACTGGTGCGATGTGATGATCCGGCAATGGCGCGTCTGCTTTTGAGCGATGTGGTGATCGTCGAAAATTTTGAAAAAGCAACGCGGCTTGCCGATCAATTTCCCGCTGTACGTTTCGTCACATTGCAAGGTGAAATCGTCAAAGGCAATTATCTCATCAAAGGCGGCGGTACCGTCAAATCATCCGATAGCCTTATCGGTCAACGCGAAGCTTTGAATAAACTGCAGGATCAGTTATCCCAATACGAAGCCTCCGTTCGCCGTTATCAGGACGAACTGCAGACTACCGACACTACGCTGCGCGAACTCACCCAGACGATCGCAAATAATCAAAATCTTCTGAAGAATACTGAGCAAAAATTTGTCGCTCTGGAAAAAGAAATAGCCCAATCCGAATACGAACAAAAACGTTCTCGTGAATCCTTGACACGCAATGAGGATGCGCTTCTGCAAGCGCAGCGTGAGATGGAAGCGTTTCAGCTTACCATCGAAGATATGGGGCCTGAAATGGATGAACTCGAAGGCCGGCGCGGTTCGCTCGAACTTGAAACCCGGCGCATGGAACAACAGCTCGCCGAACTGGAAAAGCAGCGGCGCGAACGTTCCGAAGGATTCAACGAAATGATTTCATCCTTTCTCCGTATGGAAGGAGAAATCAAAACAAACCGCAACAATATCGAATCCAGCCGCACACAAATTGCAGATATTGAAGCAACCATTCTTCGTCGCGAAGAAGAAACTGTCGCCGCTGAAAATGAAATTGCCCGTATGGGTGACGTTTTCACCGAACGCGAAGGCGAACTCATCACTCTTTCGCGTGAACGCGACGTGATCGAACGCAACCGCGATGCCGAAGGTACCGAAGTCGCCCGTCTGCGTGAAACGACCGGAAAAATAGAAGCCGAGTTGAAAAAAATGCGCCGTCAGCGCGAAGAATTCCTCAACTCACGCCATACCATGGAGCAAGAAACGACCAATCTTCGTTTTGAACTTCGTGCGCTGGAAGAACGCATCAAACGCGATCACGATTTTGACTTGACCAAAGACTCCATCGAAATACTGATCCTCAGTACGGAACCCGGCAGTAAAGAAGAGGAATCCGAAGAAGATGCACCGGAGAGCGCTCCGGATACCGCGCCGCAGGAAGTATCTGGCGTCGAAAATCAGGAAATGAATATTGATGAAGTGCTGGAAAGCGATCTTGTTTCCGATGCATCGCAAGCACCTGAGACGGCATCTTTTGATCCGGAGGCGACTAAACTCGAAATAGATGAACTGCGCCGTAAACTCAAGAGTATCGGCCCGGTTAACATGGAAGCATTTGCTGAATTTCAAACGGAAAAAGAACGCCTTGATGTATTGCTCAAACAGCGTCAGGATTTGCTGGACGCCGAAGCGCAACTTTTGGAAACGATCAATGCCATCAATGAACAGGCACAAAAACAGTTCATGGAAGTCTTTGAAAAAATCCGTGCTAATTTTATCAAGATATTTACGGGTTTATTTGTTGATTCCGAAGCCGATCTCAAACTGGAAGCCAATGAAGATATTCTGGAAGCCAATATTGATATTTTAGCCCGACCGACCGGCAAAAAAATCCAACACATTCAGCTGCTCTCCGGCGGTGAAAAAACACTAACGGCTATTTCTTTACTTTTTGCCATCTACCTTGTCAAACCTAGCCCATTCTGTATTTTGGATGAAGTGGATGCGCCGCTGGATGACACCAATATTGATAAATTCACTAAAATCCTCAAAGACTTCTCCAAGGATACTCAGTTTATCGTTGTAACGCACAATAAGCGTACGATGGAAGCTGCGCGTAATATTTTTGGTATCACCATGCAGGAAGCCGGCGTATCCAAAGTCGTATCGGTTAAATTTTCCAATCGCGGCGATGTCAGCAAAACCGACGATATCGAGCAATTTATCAACGAAAATCAGGTCGAAGACCTGACGAAAGAAGTCAAAGACACACCGCCGTCGCCGAGCGTTGCGTGA